From the genome of Erythrobacter litoralis, one region includes:
- a CDS encoding putative bifunctional diguanylate cyclase/phosphodiesterase, translating into MSDQAHSPSQPAIPGLTAAAVLGLSGRGGAEWARLRGLQYSALAGLTFLRSYAHALFAVFVAVLYRDSVSFAWIALWMAALAWVHLRGAAFDRSLGDVAHRRITTREFYRQTITPALSGLLWAAAVVGFGPQGTSGEFGAMLYILAILIAGGVFFNTAAPLGVVVFSLIVGTGTTIALAIAGEFLTMTVSIVFTIVSIIGAIETGRHYLTARLAETAIAEKEEVVSLLLREFEENEADWLWEVDTQRRLRSVSPRFAFALGASQAAVTGKPLLELVTGGRWGEGRFPESLHELADKLKNRENFSALLVEVRINGEKRWWELSGTPMRDERGRFDGFRGVGSDVTEQRQSSEKIAYLARYDTLTQLPNRLQLTEALGEALRDAEKWRSRCALLMVDLDRFKAVNDSLGHMTGDKLLAQVSSRLQVLMNDDLMCGRLGGDEFAIVIRDASESERVCEVARQVIEALSEPYQVEQHTLYVGASVGSAIGPRDGKTVEELMRNADLALYQAKDIGGGEHCRFEPVLHASAEERRQLEDSLRKALGLDEFVLHYQPVVDARSENVVSFEALVRWNSSEHGFVSPGKFIPLAEDTRLIVPIGKWVLRQACMEAREWPEEVKVNVNVSPEQLLEPDFHQDVVDALAASGLRPERLEVEVTESIFLRDASIARNALEQVMALGCSVALDDFGTGYSSLGYLRKLKFSTIKVDRTFVQGAAQGANESPRDHQCSGRDAKSLDMTTTAEGVETAEEAAMIRNLGCDKIQGFYFGRPMSNEEARLLFRTRRRISA; encoded by the coding sequence GTGAGCGACCAGGCACACTCCCCCTCCCAGCCGGCGATTCCCGGACTGACGGCTGCGGCCGTGCTTGGCCTGTCGGGCCGGGGCGGGGCGGAGTGGGCGCGGCTGCGGGGTCTGCAATATTCGGCGCTCGCCGGACTCACCTTCCTGCGCTCCTATGCCCATGCCCTGTTCGCGGTGTTCGTGGCCGTGCTCTACCGCGACAGCGTCTCCTTCGCCTGGATCGCGCTGTGGATGGCGGCGCTCGCCTGGGTGCATTTGCGCGGAGCTGCCTTCGACCGCTCGCTCGGCGATGTCGCGCACCGCCGGATCACCACCCGCGAATTCTACCGCCAGACCATCACCCCGGCGCTGTCGGGCCTGCTGTGGGCGGCCGCCGTGGTCGGTTTCGGCCCGCAAGGGACGAGCGGCGAGTTCGGCGCGATGCTCTATATCCTCGCGATCCTGATCGCGGGCGGTGTGTTCTTCAACACCGCCGCCCCGCTCGGCGTGGTCGTCTTCTCGCTCATCGTCGGCACCGGCACGACCATCGCCCTCGCGATTGCCGGGGAATTCCTCACCATGACGGTCTCGATCGTATTCACCATCGTGTCGATCATCGGCGCGATCGAGACCGGGCGGCATTACCTCACGGCGCGCCTTGCCGAAACCGCGATCGCGGAAAAGGAGGAGGTCGTCTCGCTGCTGCTGCGCGAATTCGAGGAGAACGAGGCCGACTGGCTGTGGGAAGTCGACACCCAGCGCAGGCTGCGTTCGGTCTCTCCGCGCTTCGCCTTCGCGCTGGGCGCATCGCAGGCCGCGGTCACAGGCAAGCCGCTGCTCGAACTGGTCACCGGCGGGCGCTGGGGCGAGGGGCGCTTTCCCGAAAGCCTCCACGAACTCGCCGATAAGCTCAAGAACCGCGAGAATTTCTCGGCGCTGCTGGTCGAGGTCAGGATCAACGGGGAAAAGCGCTGGTGGGAGCTTTCGGGCACGCCGATGCGCGACGAGCGCGGTCGCTTCGACGGCTTTCGCGGGGTCGGCTCGGACGTCACCGAACAGCGCCAGTCCTCCGAGAAGATCGCCTATCTCGCGCGCTACGACACGCTTACCCAGCTGCCCAACCGCCTCCAGCTGACCGAGGCATTGGGCGAAGCATTGCGCGATGCCGAGAAATGGCGCTCGCGCTGCGCGCTGCTGATGGTCGATCTCGACCGGTTCAAGGCGGTCAACGATTCGCTCGGCCACATGACCGGGGACAAGCTGCTCGCGCAGGTTTCCTCGCGCCTCCAGGTCCTGATGAACGACGATCTGATGTGCGGCAGGCTGGGCGGCGACGAATTCGCCATCGTGATCCGCGATGCAAGCGAGAGCGAACGGGTCTGCGAAGTCGCGCGGCAGGTGATCGAGGCGCTGTCGGAGCCCTACCAGGTCGAACAGCACACGCTTTATGTCGGGGCGAGCGTCGGTTCGGCGATCGGTCCGCGCGACGGCAAGACGGTCGAGGAGCTGATGCGCAATGCCGACCTCGCGCTCTATCAGGCGAAGGATATCGGCGGGGGCGAACATTGCCGCTTCGAACCGGTCCTCCACGCATCGGCCGAGGAGCGGCGCCAGCTCGAAGATTCCCTGCGCAAGGCATTGGGGCTCGACGAATTCGTGCTCCATTACCAGCCGGTGGTCGATGCGCGCAGCGAGAACGTCGTCAGCTTCGAGGCGCTGGTGCGCTGGAATTCCTCCGAGCACGGTTTCGTCAGCCCGGGCAAGTTCATCCCCCTTGCCGAGGATACGCGCCTGATCGTGCCAATCGGCAAATGGGTCCTGCGCCAGGCCTGCATGGAAGCGCGCGAATGGCCCGAAGAGGTCAAGGTCAATGTCAACGTTTCGCCCGAACAGCTGCTGGAACCCGATTTCCACCAGGACGTGGTCGATGCGCTCGCCGCGAGCGGGCTCAGGCCCGAACGGCTCGAGGTCGAGGTGACCGAGAGCATCTTCCTGCGCGATGCGAGCATCGCCCGCAACGCGCTCGAACAGGTCATGGCGCTGGGCTGCTCGGTTGCACTGGACGATTTCGGGACCGGCTATTCGTCGCTGGGCTACCTCAGGAAGCTGAAGTTCTCGACGATCAAGGTGGATCGCACCTTCGTCCAGGGCGCGGCGCAGGGGGCCAATGAAAGCCCTCGCGATCATCAATGCAGTGGTCGCGATGCGAAAAGCCTCGACATGACCACCACGGCCGAGGGTGTCGAGACCGCCGAAGAGGCCGCGATGATCCGCAATCTGGGCTGCGACAAGATCCAGGGCTTCTATTTCGGCCGTCCGATGTCGAACGAGGAAGCCCGCCTCCTGTTCCGGACCCGGCGCCGGATCAGCGCCTAG